The sequence below is a genomic window from Ignavibacteriales bacterium.
AACCATATCCAAGAATATGATTCCACAAATCAGTACATATTAATATCTCAAGTCCAGCTCAAAAATCTTCCAGATGGTTTTGAAAGCGTTGTAACCGGAAATCAAAAATTTATCCCTGAAAAATTATATTCTCCTGTCTGGACAAATTTTGTACTACCAAAGGTGCTCAAAAATAATGAGATAGATATATTCTTCTCATCAAATCAGCTTGTGCCCATAAGGAAAGTTAAGGGTGTTAAATATATATCAGCTATTTATGATGTGTTTCATCGTGTAGATAAATCATTTCATTCAAGAACGTTCAGAACTTACATCGATATTTTCCTTCGGTTAACAATCAGTAAAAGTGATCATACTATTACTATCTCCGAAAATTCTAAAAAAGATATTCAACGTTATTTCAGTGTTTCACACTCAAAGATCAGTGTTATTTATCCGGCTGCAGATGAACAATTCCACCCACAATTAATCAGTGAGATTGAAAGAGAGCATATTCAGGAAAAATATTCTCTAGCTGAAAAATATATCTTGTACGTTGGTGTAATTGAGAAGAGAAAAAACATATATACAATACTTAAAGTCGCTGATGAATTTTTTATTAGT
It includes:
- a CDS encoding glycosyltransferase family 4 protein; translation: MRIAIDARILERKMTGVGRYISGLLNHIQEYDSTNQYILISQVQLKNLPDGFESVVTGNQKFIPEKLYSPVWTNFVLPKVLKNNEIDIFFSSNQLVPIRKVKGVKYISAIYDVFHRVDKSFHSRTFRTYIDIFLRLTISKSDHTITISENSKKDIQRYFSVSHSKISVIYPAADEQFHPQLISEIEREHIQEKYSLAEKYILYVGVIEKRKNIYTILKVADEFFISDPEIKFVMIGRPGYGSTPILNEVKKRRNIIYLNHILDNDLVFIYNLASVFIFPSFYEGFGLPPVEAMQTGIPVVASNTSSLKEILEGSAILIDPLDDKTFYKEIKRLLNDPKYSEEWRNKGLVGSRKFNFAHSAKELVKLFNSIQSI